The following proteins are co-located in the Seriola aureovittata isolate HTS-2021-v1 ecotype China chromosome 7, ASM2101889v1, whole genome shotgun sequence genome:
- the kcnv1 gene encoding potassium voltage-gated channel subfamily V member 1 produces MSLPSSSLMAAAEFYSGSASPVSLDSSVFFSETTASCVRDPLDFFIINVGGSRYVLSQELLASYPETRLGKLACSSRDSALELCDDADFLENEFFFDRNSQTFQYVMNYYRTGHLHVREELCEISFLQEIEYWGIDELRINPCCRERYYRRKEQKETLDVQKEFEADDGDEDFVGAACPALRRRLWDLLEKPDSSRAARTFGSLSIFFVVVSLINMVLISLDLGEDFGVSDVGVGAPLLFDALEYVCVVWFTGELALRFLCVRDKCRFSRSIPNVIDLLAILPFYVTLAVESLHGGTTELENMGRVVQVLRLLRSLRMLKLGRHSTGLKSLGMTIAQCYEEVGLLLLFLGVGISIFAMVVFALEHDLPATTFTSVPAAWWWATTSMTTVGYGDIRPDTTVGKVLAFLCILSGILILSLPIAIINDRFSACYFTLKMKEAAVRHGEMLKRLARGSVAETGEGGVRGGPNLRDAYARSVLEMLRLHGRERASTRSSGGEELWW; encoded by the exons ATGAGCCTCCCCTCCTCCAGCTTGATGGCGGCGGCGGAGTTCTACAGCGGCAGCGCCTCCCCGGTGTCTCTGGACTCCAGTGTCTTCTTCAGTGAGACGACGGCGTCCTGCGTCAGAGACCCGCTCGACTTCTTCATCATCAACGTCGGAGGAAGTCGCTACGTGCTTTCCCAGGAGCTGCTGGCGTCTTACCCGGAGACCCGGCTGGGGAAACTGGCCTGCAGCAGCCGTGACTCGGCTCTGGAGCTATGCGACGACGCCGACTTCCTGGAGAACGAGTTCTTCTTTGACCGCAACTCGCAGACCTTCCA GTATGTGATGAACTACTACCGGACGGGTCACCTGCACGTCAGGGAGGAGCTATGTGAGATCTCCTTCCTGCAAGAGATCGAGTACTGGGGCATCGACGAGCTTCGTATCAACCCTTGCTGTCGTGAGCGTTACTACCGGCGCAAGGAGCAGAAGGAGACCCTCGATGTTCAGAAAGAGTTTGAggctgatgatggtgatgaggactTTGTGGGCGCCGCCTGCCCGGCTCTCCGCCGGCGCCTGTGGGACCTTCTGGAGAAACCTGATTCATCACGAGCAGCTCGCACCTTCGGCTCGCTGTCGATCTTCTTCGTGGTGGTGTCGCTTATCAACATGGTGCTGATCTCTCTGGACCTAGGGGAGGACTTTGGTGTGAGTGACGTCGGCGTTGGTGCACCGTTGCTGTTCGACGCCCTGGAGTACGTGTGCGTGGTGTGGTTCACGGGCGAGCTGGCGCTTCGGTTTCTCTGCGTGAGGGATAAGTGTCGCTTCAGCCGGAGCATTCCCAACGTGATCGACCTGCTGGCCATCCTGCCGTTCTACGTGACGCTGGCGGTGGAGAGCCTTCACGGAGGAACCACCGAGCTGGAGAACATGGGCCGCGTGGTGCAGGTCCTCCGACTCCTCAGGTCCCTCCGCATGCTGAAGCTGGGACGACACTCGACAG gtCTCAAGTCTCTGGGTATGACCATCGCTCAGTGCTACGAGGAAgtcggcctcctcctcctcttcctcggcGTCGGCATCTCCATCTTCGCCATGGTGGTCTTCGCCCTGGAGCACGACCTTCCTGCCACCACCTTCACCAGTGTGCCGGCCGCCTGGTGGTGGGCGACCACCTCCATGACCACGGTCGGCTATGGCGACATCCGTCCCGACACGACCGTGGGGAAGGTGCTGGCCTTCCTCTGCATCCTGTCCGGGATCCTTATCCTGTCGCTGCCCATCGCCATCATCAACGACCGCTTCTCCGCCTGCTACTTCACCCTGAAGATGAAGGAGGCGGCGGTGCGACATGGCGAGATGCTCAAGAGGCTGGCCCGCGGCTCGGTGGCGGAGacgggggagggaggggtcagGGGAGGCCCGAACTTACGGGACGCCTACGCCAGGAGCGTCCTGGAGATGTTGAGGCTGCACGGGCGCGAGAGGGCGAGCACCCGGAGCAGCGGAGGAGAGGAACTGTGGTGGTAG
- the si:ch73-139j3.4 gene encoding CD82 antigen has product MKLEVKIQLLKFFSAVFNSLFLALGLSVAGCAVWILFGKGNFLTVLSSVELTTVAFGLLIIGGVVVSVSVVGCIGADGEHRFLLLTYLGFLIILVLGQLFVTLLLLISRNKIEQSLDAAVDQIILQYGGSSSQDALMDNVQHYGKCCGRTGPADWLKNSYIQSLNLTRPDVLPCSCFSSYRRSFNLSWCSELLNYTEPLYGRGNSSYDQGCRQTLSVWLQENALTILGMDVSLVLIQVLQFVVMVYLYRAVGRKASLKRSNRLIDPDHAHLDHAPAEDPDYGEQNDASPDPNGGYIHTAYHHDNQNHNRVYMEPAQGYS; this is encoded by the exons ATGAAGCTGGAGGTGAAGATTCAGCTGTTGAAGTTCTTCTCTGCAGTTTTCAACTCCCTCTTCCTG GCTCTGGGTCTGAGTGTTGCCGGCTGTGCAGTTTGGATCCTGTTTGGCAAAGGAAACTTTCTGACCGTCCTCTCCTCTG tggagTTGACTACAGTAGCTTTCGGGCTGTTGATCATTGGTGGAGTGGTTGTATCAGTCAGTGTTGTTGGATGTATTGGAGCTGATGGAGAGCACAGATTTCTGCTACTGACC TACCTGGGCTTCCTGATCATCCTGGTCCTGGGCCAGCTGTTCgtcaccctgctgctgctcatcagcAGGAACAAG ATTGAACAGAGTCTGGACGCAGCAGTGGATCAGATCATCCTTCAGTACGGAGGCAGCAGCTCTCAGGACGCACTGATGGACAACGTGCAGCACTAT GGGAAGTGCTGCGGCAGGACGGGGccagctgattggctgaagaACTCCTATATCCAGAGTCTGAACCTGACCAGACCAGACGTACTTCCTTGTTCCTGTTTCAGCTCGTATCGTCGCAGCTTTAACTTGTCCTGGTGCTCAGAGCTGCTGAACTACACCGAGCCGCTGTACGGACGAGGAAACAGCTCGTATGACCAG ggCTGCAGGCAGACGCTGAGTGTGTGGCTGCAGGAAAATGCTTTGACCATCCTCGGTATGGACGTCAGCCTCGTTCTGATCCAG gtgCTTCAGTTTGTGGTCATGGTCTACCTGTACCGCGCGGTTGGAAGGAAAGCCTCTTTGAAACGATCCAATCGGCTCATTGACCCTGACCACGCCCACCTAGACCACGCCCCAGCAGAAGACCCCGACTATGGGGAGCAGAACGACGCCTCCCCAGACCCCAATGGTGGTTATATACACACCGCttatcaccatgacaaccagaATCACAACCGGGTGTACATGGAGCCGGCTCAGGGCTACAGCTGA